One Triticum dicoccoides isolate Atlit2015 ecotype Zavitan chromosome 4B, WEW_v2.0, whole genome shotgun sequence genomic window carries:
- the LOC119295913 gene encoding uncharacterized protein LOC119295913 isoform X1 encodes MVVVGTRVDLIGERRPHVHGGGEQRKRTGGREEEGPLAGLQPMSILARIPSPPTSMRPVSTGFPVHPSRQSSSLLAFTASSAVQSSASEERRPTLAAYSGGMGCNTWARDVRSAVAVVGRLCVARTNQHGDEDYRGSTLFCLLCRVQFAACCTIGDCLAVHISSSCSLQTTYVWCGYVCLTACTSVSLLFL; translated from the exons ATGGTGGTGGTGGGAACTCGCGTGGATCTCATCGGCGAACGGCGGCCACACGTGCACGGCGGCGGTGAGCAAAGGAAGAGGACTggaggcagggaggaagaaggtccTCTCGCGGGTCTGCAGCCAATGTCCATCCTGGCGAGGATCCCCTCTCCTCCCACCAGCATGCGGCCCGTCTCCACGGGCTTCCCCGTGCATCCCTCGCGGCAGTCCTCCTCTCTTCTCGCCTTTACTGCGAGCAGTGCAGTGCAGTCCTCGGCGTCGGAAGAACGGCGGCCTACTCTGGCGGCCTACTCCGGCGGCATGGGATGCAATACTTGGGCACGCGATGTGCGGTCCGCAGT TGCGGTCGTCGGACGTTTGTGTGTGGCTCGCACTAACCAGCACGGTGATGAAGACTACCGTGGGTCAACGCTATTCTGCCTCCTCTGTCGTGTGCAGTTTGCCGCCTGCTGCACCATCGGAGATTGCCTCGCAGTCCATATTTCAAGCTCGTGCAGCTTACAGACTACATATGTGTGGTGCGGCTATGTGTGCTTGACTGCTTGCACATCTGTCTCTCTCTTATTTCTCTAA
- the LOC119295913 gene encoding uncharacterized protein LOC119295913 isoform X2: protein MVVVGTRVDLIGERRPHVHGGGEQRKRTGGREEEGPLAGLQPMSILARIPSPPTSMRPVSTGFPVHPSRQSSSLLAFTASSAVQSSASEERRPTLAAYSGGMGCNTWARDVRSAVAVVGRLCVARTNQHGDEDYRGSTLFCLLCRVQFAACCTIGDCLAVHISSSCSLQTTYVWWYKGQREKLQQWT from the exons ATGGTGGTGGTGGGAACTCGCGTGGATCTCATCGGCGAACGGCGGCCACACGTGCACGGCGGCGGTGAGCAAAGGAAGAGGACTggaggcagggaggaagaaggtccTCTCGCGGGTCTGCAGCCAATGTCCATCCTGGCGAGGATCCCCTCTCCTCCCACCAGCATGCGGCCCGTCTCCACGGGCTTCCCCGTGCATCCCTCGCGGCAGTCCTCCTCTCTTCTCGCCTTTACTGCGAGCAGTGCAGTGCAGTCCTCGGCGTCGGAAGAACGGCGGCCTACTCTGGCGGCCTACTCCGGCGGCATGGGATGCAATACTTGGGCACGCGATGTGCGGTCCGCAGT TGCGGTCGTCGGACGTTTGTGTGTGGCTCGCACTAACCAGCACGGTGATGAAGACTACCGTGGGTCAACGCTATTCTGCCTCCTCTGTCGTGTGCAGTTTGCCGCCTGCTGCACCATCGGAGATTGCCTCGCAGTCCATATTTCAAGCTCGTGCAGCTTACAGACTACATATGTGTG GTGGTACAAAGGCCAGCGAGAAAAGCTCCAACAATGGACATAA